A part of Lactobacillus sp. ESL0700 genomic DNA contains:
- a CDS encoding MFS transporter → MKVSQQYVTKTRIGVLAVSMIGMAALAITPSYAAIAQHFALNNTSVQMLTSLPNLFMMVAGLIIGKLTASKINLKSLTVGSILLVVIGGLLPVFFHESFAFLIICSCLVGLGQGACTNLTQVLISQILPKKERESTMGISTTFINIGGVVFIMGGGQLAAASSWVNNYWIYLFSLLILLVVLLLLPLHPKDVSGNTSQNQEPGKIKLNKYVFYCASWAFLTMLLNNVLNNNISLFVVEQHLGATSQAALTSTISLIGGMLCGLIVGIIGKKFRYSSIALSFLLYGVAYLLIGFIHSLIIVFVGSFLVGAAMSIAMGQFPYLISLAVDDSSVSMALGVYVAIYSVGGVVSPFIVNPLTAMVKNIGINVFSVSGILAIIISCCCLLFKFQKNLIKNSCN, encoded by the coding sequence GTGAAAGTTTCTCAACAATATGTTACTAAAACGCGTATCGGTGTTTTAGCAGTTAGTATGATTGGCATGGCAGCCTTAGCCATTACCCCATCGTATGCGGCGATTGCCCAGCATTTTGCCTTAAACAATACCAGTGTGCAAATGCTGACCTCGCTACCCAACCTGTTTATGATGGTGGCTGGGTTAATCATTGGTAAATTGACGGCCAGCAAGATTAATTTAAAAAGCTTAACGGTTGGCTCAATTCTGCTGGTCGTAATCGGTGGCTTATTGCCGGTATTCTTCCATGAAAGTTTTGCTTTTTTGATAATTTGTTCTTGCTTAGTTGGTTTGGGTCAAGGAGCTTGCACTAATCTGACGCAAGTTCTGATCTCCCAAATTTTACCTAAAAAAGAACGTGAATCAACGATGGGCATCTCAACCACCTTCATTAACATTGGTGGGGTTGTCTTTATCATGGGTGGTGGTCAGTTAGCCGCCGCAAGTAGCTGGGTTAATAATTATTGGATTTATCTCTTTTCATTATTAATTCTGCTAGTCGTTCTTCTGTTGTTGCCGCTGCATCCCAAAGATGTTTCTGGTAATACTAGTCAGAATCAAGAACCGGGTAAAATTAAGTTAAACAAGTATGTGTTCTATTGTGCATCGTGGGCATTTTTAACAATGCTGTTAAATAATGTCTTGAATAACAATATTTCACTCTTTGTTGTCGAGCAGCACTTAGGTGCCACGTCGCAAGCCGCATTGACCTCGACAATTTCCCTAATTGGTGGGATGCTCTGCGGCTTAATCGTGGGAATCATCGGTAAGAAATTCAGATATTCGTCAATTGCACTCTCATTTTTACTTTATGGTGTAGCGTATTTATTAATTGGCTTTATCCATTCATTAATTATTGTCTTCGTTGGCAGCTTTTTAGTTGGTGCAGCCATGAGTATTGCAATGGGGCAGTTCCCTTATCTGATTTCACTTGCCGTTGATGATAGCAGTGTGTCGATGGCGTTAGGTGTTTATGTTGCCATTTACTCAGTTGGCGGTGTTGTTAGCCCGTTTATCGTTAATCCGTTGACAGCAATGGTTAAGAATATCGGAATTAATGTCTTCTCAGTTAGTGGCATCTTGGCAATAATAATCAGTTGTTGCTGTCTGCTGTTTAAGTTCCAAAAGAATTTAATCAAGAATTCCTGTAATTAG
- a CDS encoding FAD-binding protein, protein MFPKKAHYDLVIVGGGLSGLAAAVSAGENHLDTLIIEKGRSLGGDGNYVEGAMGVDSYLQKQEGIEIDPTRLLQDELNYSHYEANAPHLKKFINQSGAIIDWLHDLGVEFVKVGPQGKSWPTIHTFTGGGKAAIETLLAKVNEYGIEIVTSISAQKILQHNGHVSGLMIKNEATGQMRELAADDVILATGGYIDNPELVKKRTPLNSRLLSVSDGKSTGDGMQLAWQAGAEHYQMGAIQYGGGAIFDKTKPPFVHMASQLAAAATQEAILWVNERGDRFVNEDVNDNMCHAGSSILTQARTFSILDQAAVDHLTNVGLYKELGNSPVSPEKLDNLTMEIERDLKNNEKYLTKADSIADLADKLNLPNLKSTIERYNEVASQGKDSDFGKAADYLTPLKKGPYYAVELGVGMACALGGIRVDNDNEVLNSYGYPLEGLYAVGNDAAGMLVGDTYAVTLPGSTAGYAAFSGRNAVISICKGKR, encoded by the coding sequence ATGTTTCCTAAGAAAGCACACTATGATTTAGTGATTGTCGGTGGTGGCCTGTCAGGCTTAGCTGCGGCAGTTAGTGCTGGTGAAAACCATCTTGATACCTTAATAATTGAAAAAGGCCGGTCATTAGGCGGCGACGGCAATTATGTTGAAGGCGCCATGGGTGTAGATAGTTATTTGCAAAAGCAAGAGGGAATTGAAATTGATCCTACTCGGCTTTTGCAGGATGAACTAAATTATTCTCACTATGAAGCCAATGCACCACACTTAAAGAAGTTTATTAATCAAAGTGGTGCAATCATTGATTGGTTGCATGATTTAGGCGTTGAATTTGTTAAAGTTGGTCCGCAAGGAAAGAGTTGGCCAACAATTCACACCTTTACTGGTGGCGGTAAGGCAGCAATTGAGACCTTACTAGCTAAAGTTAATGAATACGGAATTGAAATTGTAACGAGTATCAGTGCGCAAAAGATTTTGCAACACAATGGTCATGTTTCTGGATTGATGATTAAGAATGAAGCTACTGGTCAAATGCGTGAATTAGCAGCAGATGATGTGATTCTTGCCACAGGTGGCTATATCGATAACCCAGAATTGGTTAAGAAGCGGACGCCACTTAACAGTCGGTTGTTATCCGTTAGTGATGGCAAGTCAACTGGTGATGGGATGCAGCTTGCATGGCAGGCGGGAGCTGAACATTATCAAATGGGCGCAATCCAATATGGTGGTGGTGCAATTTTTGATAAAACTAAACCGCCATTTGTCCATATGGCTTCGCAATTGGCAGCCGCTGCTACGCAAGAAGCAATCTTATGGGTTAATGAGCGCGGTGACCGGTTCGTCAATGAAGATGTTAATGACAACATGTGCCATGCCGGGAGCAGTATTTTAACGCAGGCGAGAACATTTTCAATTTTGGATCAAGCTGCTGTGGACCATTTAACTAATGTTGGCTTATATAAGGAACTGGGTAACTCACCGGTTTCGCCAGAAAAGTTAGATAATTTAACTATGGAGATTGAGCGCGATCTTAAAAATAACGAGAAATACTTAACCAAAGCTGATTCAATTGCAGACCTTGCTGACAAGCTTAACTTGCCTAACTTGAAATCAACAATCGAGCGTTATAACGAAGTCGCTAGCCAAGGTAAAGATAGTGACTTCGGCAAGGCTGCAGATTATCTGACACCACTCAAGAAGGGCCCATATTATGCTGTTGAACTTGGCGTTGGAATGGCATGTGCGCTTGGCGGCATTCGGGTTGACAATGATAACGAAGTCTTAAATAGTTATGGTTATCCTCTTGAGGGACTCTATGCTGTTGGTAATGATGCTGCTGGCATGCTAGTTGGTGATACTTACGCTGTTACCTTGCCGGGAAGTACAGCTGGTTATGCTGCCTTTTCTGGCCGCAATGCAGTCATAAGTATTTGCAAAGGAAAGCGGTAA
- a CDS encoding SDR family NAD(P)-dependent oxidoreductase, with product MLKDKVAMVTGAAQGIGYAIGEEFAIQGANVVLTDYNPSVIDAAKELNKKYDGEITGLVLNVMKTDSIVDSLNKIIDTYGKLDYAVNNAGGGVLKPFAELTDDDFDKTINLDLRGTFLCMREEIKIFLKQGYGSIVNAGALGSIYNPGGMGAYNAAKNGIMGMTQAAAVDYAENNIRVNCVAPGLTKTPLNDGGFLEKILPTVPMKRYETAAEVAKVYVFVASEATFMTGQTILSDGGVSVGLK from the coding sequence ATGTTAAAAGATAAAGTTGCGATGGTTACAGGTGCTGCTCAAGGAATTGGTTATGCAATTGGTGAAGAATTTGCGATTCAAGGTGCAAATGTTGTATTGACAGACTACAACCCAAGCGTTATTGACGCAGCCAAAGAGTTGAACAAAAAATATGATGGTGAAATTACTGGCTTGGTTTTAAATGTTATGAAAACCGACAGTATTGTAGACAGTTTAAATAAAATCATCGACACTTATGGCAAGCTGGATTATGCCGTTAACAATGCCGGTGGTGGTGTGCTTAAGCCATTTGCTGAATTAACCGATGACGATTTTGATAAGACCATCAACCTTGACTTGCGTGGAACATTCTTATGTATGCGTGAAGAAATCAAAATTTTCTTAAAGCAAGGTTATGGTTCGATTGTTAATGCTGGTGCTTTAGGTAGTATCTACAATCCAGGTGGTATGGGTGCTTATAACGCTGCCAAGAACGGTATTATGGGAATGACCCAAGCAGCAGCCGTTGATTATGCAGAAAACAATATTCGCGTAAACTGTGTTGCTCCTGGTTTAACCAAGACACCATTAAACGATGGTGGCTTCCTTGAGAAGATTTTGCCAACTGTCCCAATGAAACGTTACGAAACTGCAGCAGAAGTCGCAAAAGTTTACGTCTTTGTCGCTAGTGAAGCAACCTTTATGACTGGTCAAACCATTCTGAGTGATGGTGGTGTTTCAGTTGGTTTGAAATAG
- a CDS encoding FAD-binding protein, translated as METISTKVVVVGSGSSGISASFELYQQNIPFVLIEKGNKVGGAGKFGAHGVFAINSEQQEKLGVKYNYREAFQGLTDYNHFFVNGELLARFLKESGKNIARLTEMGLPVTVEQSEQKAHLNDPLVYHKFNDFKEKITNWDKLPAKFEAAGNHVLTETEAVDLDYDNGLKAVIAKDSTGKQIRIEASKVIFADGGYCGSDEMMRERYSDTDELLNLGEHKSTGVGIRLSQKLGADLRHSPVLFAHGCAPSMQINPMKRDSGVETLTNVPLLWLDQTANRFVNEDVVYDFAMWANAAHNVHGKYYVVLDQATLDYFKNHEVELEDTFERQFCDVGEEPRTAVGPLPNIQQDFDAAIKTGEVVKADTLEELAQKLNVPVDALKRSLASYNKAVENKTDDTFLKPADELLFGVHDGPFYAIIEHCAILGTLDGVNVNRNCEPVREDGSPIKDLYIVGNNVNGLYSDGYPSYEGIANGFAFVSGWIAAKEAIKSLN; from the coding sequence ATGGAAACTATTTCAACGAAAGTAGTGGTTGTAGGTTCGGGTTCATCTGGAATTTCTGCAAGTTTTGAACTTTATCAACAAAATATTCCGTTTGTTCTCATTGAAAAGGGAAATAAAGTTGGTGGCGCTGGTAAGTTTGGTGCCCACGGTGTTTTTGCGATTAATTCTGAGCAACAGGAGAAGTTAGGCGTTAAGTATAACTATCGTGAAGCGTTTCAAGGCTTGACAGACTATAACCACTTTTTTGTTAATGGTGAGTTATTGGCCAGATTTTTAAAAGAATCTGGTAAAAATATTGCGCGGTTAACCGAAATGGGCTTGCCGGTCACTGTTGAGCAAAGTGAGCAAAAGGCTCACTTAAATGACCCGCTTGTTTATCATAAGTTCAATGATTTCAAGGAAAAGATTACTAATTGGGATAAATTGCCTGCCAAATTTGAAGCAGCTGGGAATCATGTATTAACCGAAACCGAAGCTGTTGACCTTGACTACGACAATGGCTTAAAAGCTGTCATTGCCAAAGACAGCACTGGTAAACAAATCAGAATTGAAGCCAGCAAAGTTATTTTTGCCGATGGTGGATATTGCGGCAGCGACGAGATGATGCGGGAGCGCTATTCAGATACTGACGAGTTACTAAACTTGGGCGAGCATAAGTCAACCGGTGTTGGTATTCGGTTATCGCAAAAGTTGGGCGCTGATTTGCGTCACAGTCCGGTCTTGTTTGCTCATGGTTGTGCACCAAGTATGCAAATTAATCCAATGAAGCGTGATAGCGGCGTCGAAACTCTAACTAACGTGCCATTATTGTGGTTAGACCAAACTGCTAACCGGTTTGTCAATGAAGATGTTGTTTATGACTTTGCGATGTGGGCTAATGCGGCACACAATGTTCACGGTAAATATTATGTTGTGTTAGACCAAGCAACACTTGATTACTTCAAGAATCATGAAGTTGAGCTAGAAGATACGTTTGAAAGACAGTTCTGTGATGTTGGTGAAGAGCCACGAACTGCTGTTGGTCCACTGCCAAATATTCAACAAGACTTTGATGCTGCTATTAAAACCGGTGAGGTTGTTAAAGCAGATACGCTTGAAGAATTAGCACAAAAGTTAAATGTACCAGTCGATGCTTTGAAGCGCAGCCTAGCTTCATACAACAAGGCAGTTGAAAATAAAACTGATGATACTTTCTTAAAGCCAGCTGACGAACTACTTTTTGGTGTTCATGATGGTCCGTTCTACGCAATTATTGAACATTGTGCAATTTTGGGAACTTTGGATGGTGTGAATGTCAATCGCAATTGCGAGCCGGTTAGAGAAGATGGCTCGCCAATCAAAGATTTATATATTGTTGGTAATAATGTTAACGGACTTTATTCAGATGGTTACCCAAGTTATGAAGGAATTGCGAATGGTTTTGCCTTTGTTTCAGGTTGGATTGCCGCTAAAGAAGCAATTAAGAGTTTAAATTAG
- a CDS encoding LysR family transcriptional regulator, which yields MNYNLMPVKYFVDVVQTHGFISAAKRNYVSETAVSSAIKKLENELGHKLLNRTAGEFSLTPTGELFYERAVEIINSYSEIWHNPDKHPEKLLRIHFLQGLEANAARLASCLPKKYVVSFDEEAFNTSISRLLKNNYDLLIGFQLEFAGNSKVVTLPLEKVDFDLVFNSQAVQKYGQNLKKLAQNSTIYMQDWRSTGILNIQTAMLEAYAQDGWCYKEVAAVNDFSAAYLNVNYKGGMTMVPSTFQSVNYCENIYRISPEHLKGKFEIVVAFSTSKQKEFSRLITKAITLSYR from the coding sequence ATGAATTATAATTTAATGCCAGTCAAGTATTTTGTAGATGTTGTTCAAACACATGGCTTTATTTCTGCTGCTAAAAGAAATTATGTTTCCGAAACTGCTGTCAGTTCAGCGATCAAAAAATTGGAGAACGAATTAGGACACAAGTTACTTAATCGGACAGCCGGCGAATTTTCTTTAACGCCAACTGGAGAGCTTTTCTATGAGCGAGCTGTCGAAATTATTAATTCTTATAGCGAAATCTGGCACAATCCGGATAAGCATCCTGAAAAATTATTGCGCATTCATTTTTTGCAAGGATTAGAGGCTAATGCTGCTAGGCTTGCTAGTTGTCTACCTAAAAAGTACGTCGTTAGCTTTGATGAGGAGGCATTCAACACCAGTATCAGCCGGCTGCTTAAAAATAATTATGATCTACTAATTGGCTTCCAGCTTGAATTTGCGGGTAATAGTAAGGTGGTAACTTTACCACTAGAGAAAGTTGACTTTGACTTAGTATTTAATTCTCAAGCTGTCCAAAAATATGGTCAGAACCTAAAGAAATTGGCACAAAATTCAACGATCTATATGCAGGATTGGCGCTCAACAGGGATTTTAAATATTCAGACAGCAATGCTTGAGGCATATGCTCAAGATGGTTGGTGCTATAAGGAAGTAGCGGCGGTGAATGATTTTTCGGCTGCGTATTTAAATGTTAATTATAAAGGCGGCATGACAATGGTGCCTAGTACCTTTCAGTCTGTCAATTATTGTGAAAATATTTACAGAATATCACCTGAACATTTGAAGGGTAAATTTGAAATCGTTGTGGCGTTCAGTACCAGTAAACAAAAGGAATTCTCTAGATTAATCACCAAGGCAATAACTTTAAGTTATCGGTAG
- the pepC gene encoding aminopeptidase C, whose product MTKEITNDAISKYTQDLAKHAGVNIASHAAQENGIYKASQNTQTKIDLDPTFSVEIDTGKPADQKQSGRCWMFSALNTMRHPLQKEYKVKDFELSQNYTNFWDKFEKSNWFFENVIATADKPLGDRKVTFLFATPQQDGGQWDMLCGLIQKYGIVPKTVYPETANATNSSALNDTLNTLLRKDGLELRDLVNDGKSEDEIQARKTEMLNDVFRILAISLGVPPTKFDFEYKDDDGNYHREAGITPKEFFDKYVGMNLEDHVSTINSPTSDKPYHKVFSVEYLGNVVGGRQVRHLNLKIDEMKELIIKQLQAGEVVWFGSNVGKDSDRQLGLLDTNIYKRDELFDVDFSMSKADMLDSGESMMDHAMVITGVDLVDNKPTKWKIENSWGTKPGFKGYFVMSDSWFDSFVYQAVINKKFLPDDLKKAFDEGSKDPIQLLPWDPMGALAFK is encoded by the coding sequence ATGACAAAAGAAATCACAAACGATGCTATTAGCAAATACACTCAAGATCTTGCTAAACATGCTGGTGTTAACATTGCCAGTCATGCTGCCCAAGAAAATGGCATTTACAAGGCTAGTCAAAATACGCAAACCAAAATCGACTTAGACCCAACTTTTTCAGTTGAAATTGACACGGGTAAACCAGCTGATCAAAAGCAATCAGGTCGCTGCTGGATGTTCTCAGCTTTGAACACGATGCGTCACCCATTGCAAAAGGAATACAAGGTTAAGGACTTTGAATTATCCCAAAACTATACTAACTTTTGGGATAAATTTGAAAAATCTAACTGGTTCTTCGAAAACGTTATTGCAACAGCCGACAAGCCATTAGGCGATCGTAAAGTTACCTTTTTATTTGCTACCCCACAACAAGACGGTGGTCAATGGGATATGCTTTGCGGCTTAATCCAAAAATACGGTATTGTGCCAAAGACCGTTTATCCAGAAACAGCTAACGCCACAAATTCAAGTGCATTAAACGACACCTTGAACACCTTATTACGTAAGGATGGCTTAGAATTACGTGACTTAGTCAACGATGGCAAGTCCGAAGATGAAATCCAAGCACGTAAGACCGAAATGTTAAACGACGTTTTCCGGATTTTGGCTATTTCACTTGGTGTACCACCTACCAAGTTTGACTTTGAATACAAAGATGATGATGGTAATTACCATAGAGAAGCTGGAATTACACCAAAGGAATTCTTCGACAAATATGTCGGCATGAACCTTGAGGACCACGTTTCTACTATCAACTCACCAACAAGCGACAAGCCTTATCACAAGGTCTTTTCAGTTGAATACCTTGGCAACGTTGTCGGTGGTCGGCAAGTTCGTCACCTAAACTTGAAGATTGACGAAATGAAAGAATTAATTATCAAGCAATTGCAGGCTGGCGAAGTTGTCTGGTTCGGCTCCAATGTTGGTAAGGATTCTGATCGCCAACTCGGCTTGCTCGATACCAACATTTACAAGCGTGACGAATTATTTGACGTTGACTTCTCAATGTCCAAGGCTGACATGCTTGACTCTGGTGAAAGCATGATGGATCACGCCATGGTAATTACTGGCGTTGACCTGGTAGACAACAAGCCAACTAAATGGAAGATTGAAAACTCATGGGGTACTAAACCTGGATTCAAGGGTTACTTCGTCATGAGCGATTCTTGGTTTGATTCATTTGTTTATCAAGCTGTTATCAACAAGAAGTTCCTGCCTGATGACCTGAAGAAGGCCTTTGATGAAGGCAGCAAGGATCCAATTCAACTATTGCCTTGGGACCCAATGGGTGCTTTAGCTTTTAAGTAA
- a CDS encoding Type 1 glutamine amidotransferase-like domain-containing protein, which yields MAKLFLASMLNNVRDLLPEFAGDLHGKNVAYIPTASNVERGHHAMVRTESKLLANYLGMQVNVLDLAVASAAEIATGLQAADAIYVSGGNTFYLLQELKRTGADRLIIREVNAGKLYLGESAGAAITAPDIEYISLMDSTKKAPNLHDFHALNLVDFYVLPHYLSFPFKRKSQRVFAKYSSRLPLKTISNHGVVMVNDDIVTITEK from the coding sequence ATGGCAAAATTGTTTTTAGCATCAATGTTAAATAATGTTCGTGATTTATTACCCGAATTTGCGGGTGATTTGCACGGCAAAAACGTGGCGTACATTCCAACGGCCAGTAATGTTGAAAGAGGCCATCATGCAATGGTGCGGACAGAAAGTAAATTATTAGCAAACTATTTGGGCATGCAGGTTAATGTTTTGGATCTAGCGGTTGCTTCTGCTGCTGAAATTGCAACCGGCCTGCAAGCTGCCGATGCAATTTATGTTTCTGGTGGCAATACTTTTTATTTACTGCAGGAATTGAAGCGAACGGGTGCTGACCGCTTGATTATTCGCGAGGTTAATGCCGGTAAATTATATCTTGGCGAATCAGCCGGAGCCGCAATCACGGCACCTGATATTGAATACATTAGTTTGATGGACAGCACCAAAAAGGCCCCGAATTTACATGATTTTCACGCATTAAACCTAGTTGATTTTTATGTTTTGCCGCACTATTTAAGCTTTCCATTTAAACGGAAGTCGCAGCGAGTTTTTGCCAAGTATTCTTCCCGCTTGCCTTTAAAGACGATTAGTAATCACGGGGTAGTAATGGTTAATGATGATATAGTTACAATTACTGAAAAATAA
- a CDS encoding ABC transporter ATP-binding protein, with product MIIKYYSKSKLVLMCILGIVASTENIVMAYMTGTLVNIGTTGQLQKLPRFLVTICLLFLVVFCAKLGYNYLKNDAIRQTNSTLRTKIFNGMLHEERAENSAGLSFLTSDFKLLETNRFGAEINIAMSSCMLVLSLSYAFYINWLLTILFFVGSAVPMFVVGFFQKPLQKASDSWTDANEQYVNQTKNFLAGADSLRLYRRQQSGVVKNQRVVNQLEKALARMNLLNDNSQALVNLVAEIGTFLVPILVGIYLIVKGQTTLGALFAVVQLSNSFVNPILTIMQERNHFSTTKNIVAKIKQYLSFGEQSEPAKVTDFKQAVTFSQIALARKQQLAHGINLEVKKGQKIAIIGPSGSGKSTLFQFLLSGKFGQAAKISVDGQDYSIEQLTDLFAYASQAPVIFANNLWFNLTLGAEIPAAKVKAVCSMLQLDEIVQEKGFDYQLGENADQLSGGQLARIELARAILAERPILLLDEINASLDRATANKIHHYLLNSDLTFVEVIHHYEANELKQYDQVIDFNDYQ from the coding sequence ATGATTATAAAATACTACTCCAAGTCGAAGCTCGTCTTAATGTGCATTTTAGGGATTGTTGCTAGCACGGAAAATATCGTGATGGCATATATGACAGGCACATTAGTTAATATTGGTACAACAGGTCAGTTGCAAAAACTGCCGCGATTTTTAGTAACAATTTGCCTCCTTTTTCTCGTCGTCTTTTGTGCTAAGCTTGGTTACAATTATTTGAAAAATGACGCAATTAGGCAAACGAACAGTACGTTAAGAACTAAGATTTTTAATGGGATGCTGCACGAAGAGCGCGCAGAAAATTCAGCCGGGTTAAGTTTTTTGACAAGTGACTTTAAACTGCTTGAGACTAACCGGTTCGGTGCTGAAATTAACATCGCGATGAGCTCCTGCATGCTGGTTTTATCCTTAAGCTACGCGTTTTATATCAATTGGCTGCTCACCATTCTGTTCTTTGTTGGATCAGCTGTGCCAATGTTTGTTGTCGGTTTCTTCCAAAAGCCGTTGCAAAAAGCATCAGACTCTTGGACTGATGCTAATGAGCAATACGTTAACCAGACTAAGAACTTCCTGGCGGGAGCTGACTCCTTGCGGTTATATCGCCGCCAGCAAAGTGGTGTTGTTAAAAACCAGCGAGTTGTTAATCAACTGGAAAAAGCATTAGCACGGATGAATTTGCTAAATGACAATTCACAGGCTTTAGTTAATCTTGTTGCCGAAATTGGCACATTTTTAGTGCCAATTTTGGTCGGAATTTACTTAATTGTTAAGGGGCAGACAACACTAGGAGCATTATTTGCGGTTGTGCAGCTGTCTAACTCATTTGTGAACCCAATTTTAACGATTATGCAAGAACGCAATCACTTTTCAACGACTAAAAATATTGTGGCTAAGATTAAACAATATTTATCTTTTGGTGAACAGAGCGAGCCGGCCAAAGTAACTGACTTCAAGCAAGCAGTTACTTTTTCGCAAATTGCTTTAGCTAGAAAACAGCAATTAGCTCACGGCATTAATTTAGAAGTTAAAAAGGGCCAAAAGATAGCAATTATTGGGCCATCGGGCAGTGGTAAGTCAACCTTGTTCCAATTTCTATTGTCTGGCAAGTTTGGCCAAGCTGCTAAAATCTCAGTTGATGGTCAAGATTATTCAATTGAGCAGCTCACGGATTTATTTGCTTATGCCAGCCAAGCGCCAGTGATTTTTGCGAATAATTTGTGGTTTAACCTGACTTTAGGAGCTGAAATTCCTGCGGCCAAAGTTAAGGCAGTTTGTTCAATGTTGCAGTTAGATGAAATAGTCCAAGAAAAAGGTTTCGATTACCAGTTAGGTGAGAATGCCGACCAGCTGTCAGGCGGTCAATTAGCGCGAATTGAACTAGCGCGGGCGATTTTGGCTGAACGGCCAATCCTGTTGTTAGATGAAATTAATGCTTCGCTTGATCGGGCAACTGCGAATAAAATTCACCATTATTTGCTTAATTCAGACTTGACTTTTGTTGAGGTGATCCATCATTATGAAGCAAATGAATTAAAGCAATATGATCAGGTAATCGACTTTAATGATTACCAATAA
- the galT gene encoding UDP-glucose--hexose-1-phosphate uridylyltransferase → MQTNLVDQFVTQVIAAGDATELDQIYLVNQVLALVGDDARELTTTSTELIDLKDELVAVALKNGNCGPTLNEQDVLGAQLMNLLVPRPSVVNRNFWQTYQDKPEQALADFYQLSKRSDYIKTRAIAKNIYFVTPSEFGDLEITINLSKPEKDPRAIAAAKKVKATGYPLCQLCKENEGYLGRVNYPARSNHRIIRFKIGDEVWGFQYSPYAYFNEHCIFLSAKHEGMKISEKTFVRLLNIIEQFPGYFAGSNADLPIVGGSILAHEHYQGGRHSFAMMKAKVKTELNFAGFDDVTAGIVKWPMSVIRLRSQNKQQLVALANKILQAWRDYSDEQVDVRAFTGETPHHTITPIAHKQGDQLVLDLVLRDNQTSDKYPDGIFHPHQDVQHIKKENIGLIEVMGLAILPPRLEPEMQEVRKFLLGEKNKIAAMHLPWAEQIKAQNSITAANVDAILQAELGKVFARVLADAGVFKQTKDGQAAFMRFAQSVDLN, encoded by the coding sequence ATGCAAACAAATTTAGTTGATCAATTTGTTACGCAAGTAATTGCTGCAGGTGATGCTACAGAACTAGATCAGATTTATTTAGTTAATCAAGTGTTAGCGTTAGTCGGCGATGATGCCCGTGAATTGACGACAACAAGTACAGAACTAATTGATTTAAAGGACGAACTAGTTGCCGTCGCTTTGAAAAATGGTAATTGTGGTCCAACTCTCAACGAGCAAGACGTTTTAGGGGCCCAGTTAATGAACTTGCTGGTGCCGCGTCCGAGCGTTGTTAACCGCAACTTTTGGCAGACATATCAGGACAAGCCGGAACAGGCGCTTGCCGACTTTTATCAATTGAGTAAACGCAGTGACTATATCAAAACGCGCGCAATTGCTAAAAATATTTACTTTGTCACTCCTAGTGAATTTGGCGATTTAGAAATCACGATTAACCTGTCTAAGCCAGAAAAGGACCCGCGGGCAATTGCGGCGGCTAAGAAGGTAAAGGCAACAGGGTATCCTTTATGTCAATTGTGCAAGGAGAATGAGGGCTATTTAGGCCGAGTTAATTATCCTGCCCGCAGTAATCATCGGATTATTCGCTTTAAGATTGGCGATGAGGTCTGGGGTTTTCAGTATTCGCCTTATGCTTATTTTAATGAGCACTGTATTTTCCTTTCTGCTAAACACGAAGGAATGAAAATTTCGGAAAAAACGTTTGTGAGACTACTTAATATTATTGAACAATTTCCGGGATATTTTGCTGGGAGTAACGCCGATTTGCCAATTGTTGGTGGTTCGATTCTTGCTCATGAGCATTATCAAGGTGGTCGTCACAGTTTTGCAATGATGAAAGCCAAGGTGAAGACTGAGCTTAATTTTGCTGGCTTTGATGATGTTACAGCTGGAATTGTTAAGTGGCCGATGTCCGTCATTCGCTTACGCAGTCAGAATAAACAGCAATTGGTTGCACTGGCTAACAAAATTTTGCAGGCATGGCGTGATTATAGCGATGAACAAGTCGATGTTCGGGCATTTACTGGTGAGACGCCGCACCACACGATTACACCAATTGCGCATAAGCAAGGCGACCAGTTAGTACTGGACTTAGTATTACGTGATAATCAAACTTCGGATAAATATCCTGATGGTATTTTTCATCCTCATCAAGACGTCCAACATATTAAAAAAGAAAATATTGGTTTAATCGAAGTGATGGGGTTAGCGATTTTGCCACCCCGGCTTGAGCCGGAGATGCAAGAAGTGCGGAAGTTTCTGCTAGGTGAAAAGAACAAGATTGCAGCGATGCATTTACCGTGGGCCGAACAGATTAAAGCACAAAATTCTATTACAGCAGCTAATGTTGATGCAATTTTGCAGGCAGAACTTGGTAAAGTCTTTGCGAGAGTGCTTGCAGATGCGGGCGTCTTCAAGCAAACAAAGGACGGACAAGCGGCGTTCATGCGCTTTGCTCAGAGCGTTGACTTAAACTAG